In Pseudopipra pipra isolate bDixPip1 chromosome 24, bDixPip1.hap1, whole genome shotgun sequence, the genomic stretch AGCTACATGTTCGATGTTAATGCTACTTACGAGTGCATTTGCCATGAAATTGTTGTGAATTATTCATCCCAGCTAATGCTTGGGGATGGCCTCCAAAAGGACAGTGCCGCTCACGTCACGGCCCAGCGCGACACGTTACAGCAATAACTGAGATCAGATTCTGCCATTTAATGTTACTGTTTAATCAATGGTTGGGgtgtttttcctctcctgtacTCAGCTGTTTTGCTGGGGTGTTGTCCTCTGGCCAGGCAGGATGATCCAGCAGCCCACGGCGGGCGCTGCCTGCCCGGCGGGATCCTCACGCCTGCGCTTCCCCGCGGTGGCTGCGGCACCAGGGACCTGCTCTTGTCCCCACTCGGCTAATGAGTGTCATTAATGATGATTGCATCAGTCTGAGATGGCCCTGGCACCCACACCGTGGCTGATTTAGGCTGAGGGATAGGGAGATGGGTTCCTTGGGGGATCAGAGTGTCTGTCCAGCTCAaaggctgggcactgctgccagtTCACAGCTGCCACGGAGCTGCTGGTCCCTGTGGCTCTCGGGCACTGCACGTGTCCTACAGCACGTGGTTTACCCCAAATTCAGCAGGACGATGTCACGTGTCTTCCCCAGAACAGGAGAAGCAGAGACTCCTCAGGCACAGCCCAACTCCAGGGCACTGCCCCCACCAGCGCTCCTGTGccgggggatggaggaggaagagggggatgAAGGTGCCCGGCAGGTGAGAGGCTCCTGCTTTCTCCTGGGCAGCCCTAGGAAAGAGCCTCCTCCTCGGACGCCGTGCTGGGGCAGGACGCCGTGGGTGGGATGGTGGCCGTGGGGGGTTTGTAGTCCACCCCATGGAAAACCTGTCCGGCCGTGCCCACGGGCTCGGCGCCGGGCAGCGGGCAGTCCTGGCTGTGCCGCCGGCTCTGCCCACCACCAGCCTGCAGGCACTCCCGGCACCGCTTGCCGATCAGGTAGGCGGCCTCGGCGAGGCTCAGCACGACGCAGACGCAGGCGGTGACCACCATGAAGAGGGTGAAGATGTTCTTCTCGGTGGGCCGGGAGATGAAGCAGTCCACCAcgttggggcaggggggcagctCGCACTTCACCAGCCGGGGCAGGGTGTAGTTCCTGTAGAGGCGGTAGAAGATGTAGAGGAAGACCACGTCCACGCCGGCCTTGAAGATGAGGCTGAGCAGGTACGTCCACCACAGCCCGCCCCGCTTCTTGCCGGGGTCGGTGAagaggcggcgctggcagccgTCCCCGCCGGCCTCGCGCAGCCTCTGCGCCTTGGCCTCCCGGTAGGCCACGTGCATGATGACCAGGAGGGACGGACACGTCACCAGGATGAGCTGCAGGGCCCAGAGGCGGATGTGGGACACGGGGAAGAAGTGGTCGAAGCAGACGTTGGTGCAGCCCGGCTGCAGAGTGTTGCAGTCAAAGTCCTTGTGGTCGTCGCTCCAGACCCGCTCGGCCGCCACCACGTAGACCAGCAGGCGGAAGATGAAGACGAGGGAGAGCCAGATGCGGCCGAAGGCTGTGGAGTATTTGTTGACCCCGCTGAGGAGCCCCTCGAACGCGCTCCAGTTCATGGCTCCCCGATCCCGTTAGCTGgcctgggaagaaggaagacACTGTGTCACCAGGGAGCAGCGAGAGGCCCCCACTGGAGCCCCCGTGTGCCCCAAGGCACAGCTCCTGGGACCCTCTCTGGCCCACGATCACATGCAGGGACCCCACCAACACGTGCCCCAGCACAGACCTGGTCCAGGTGATGTGTCTCCACCGAGCACCGTCCCCCACTTTGGAGACAGGAGGACCTGGCAAAGCCTGGGGttctgctgcagcctcagcatCCTCCAGCCACCACCAGCTCCAGCCCACGGCTCAGCCCCCATCCTGCACCGCCcgccccagctcctgcctcgTTGCCCAGGTATTTGTTATTAATTTTCCTTACGTTGCCAGGCCTGGCCCGGGCGGACAACAACGAGGAGCAGGCGGGCCGTGACTCACCCGGCCACGTCCTCTCCCACCGCTGGAATCTGCCGGTgcctctgccctcccagccctgcactgacTGTGCCCCGTGTCAGAGCAGAGGCACtgggtgggctgggggggctgcacggcccctgcaatgctgaagAGCTGACCCAGGGCTGGGTGgccaccagtgctccccagccccagcccctgcgTGGCTGATCTGAGCCTGGTCTGGGCCGTGCTGGAGGAACACCCCGAGCGCCGAGCGGGGCCCCTGGGGCTGCGTTTGGCACCGACTCgccttaaatatttcattatcaGGAAAATACCAATCAGATTCCCCCTCGCCGAGGGGCTCTCAGGGGTGAACACATCCCCTGCTCTTTGCAGCCCGGCCCAGCCCGTGCTCCTGCTCACACAGACGTCCTGGTGCACGTccctgctctgggggtcccGTCTCTCCGGGCggatccctggggacacacacAAACCCTCCATTCCTCCTCCTCCGTGCACGCTTCCAGCAGCAGCGCAGGACGTGCCCATCACCCCGGGGTCAGGGGGGGCAGATGcactcccccagccccacgtccccggggcagagcagggtccccACTCACCCGAGGTGTCCCTCGCCGAGGCCGGCGCTGCTGCAGGTCGGTGCTTGCTCTTGGCAGGAACGCATCGCCTGTGCAAGAGGCACCACATGAGTCATTCCCGGGCTCCTGGGAGCGAGGAGGAGATtcccagagggaagggatgagGCTCCAGGCAGATCCCCACGTGTCCCATAAGCTGCCCGATTTCCCGAGGCGAAGGGCGGCCCCACAGTGTGCTGGGCTGAcctggtgctgtgcagggaagggctgtcTGCTCTCAGATGCTGCAGGGATGTTGGGGTGCCCTGTACAACCTGgggtccctccatcccttccctgcacccATCAGCCCTTGCTCCAACACGGCCAAAGCCCTgggagcccctgcccacggCACCAGGAGTCGAACACCTCCCTTTGTAATCCTTTCTTTACTCAAACTTTGCACCATGGCAATACTTTAGGAGAGCCTTtatccctccccaccctctgaCAAGTGGGTGGTAGCTGATTATTTTACTGGGAATTAATAAACTGCTTATCTATGGTCCCCTCGTCTGCAAGCTGGCACAAGCCTCTTCCCCATCACCCCTCCCTGATGCCAGAGCATGGAGCCCTCCCAGGATGAGCCCCCAACTCAGAGAACCGCCTCTTTGAGGTCTGGCCCCTGTCTCAcagctctggggcacagggatgggggtcAGAGGGGTGGGGGTCCAAGGAGCAGGTGTGGTTCCAAGGAGAAGGTGTGGGGTGCAGGAGTTCAGGTGCTGCCGGAGTCATTTGAGGAGCAAACACACGTTTCATTTGCAATTCTGctggggtttaaaaaaaaaaagaaaaaccgCAGAGAAACAAATCTAAACAGCTGTAAAGTAAATTACCAGTGTTTGCGGATGGCTCCAGGGAAGAGTTCTGCAGTTTGAAATCAAACAAGCccgtttttatttttttttaacatgccTGTGTAGTGGCTGTGCCGTGAAGGGAGTTCCCAGGGGCTGTGTCCCCCacgggcaggcagggagggcccagagcagcccccacccagcagcacccagcagtgGGTGGGGGGATGTTCTACCCCACGTGCCCCTAATTTTATGGGTGTCTGCAGTGGCTCTTGTGGCTTTCTGGGTTAAAATCCCCTCTTTTGGGGAGCTGCCAGGTGAGATGGGCGTTTTCTGCTCCAGGTAGAGCCCCTCCACCCCTCCACAGGTGAGTCCCCGGTGCTGGGGACACGGAGGTGTATTAATGGCAGCACTTTATCTTCCAGGAACAAGCCCTATTAGTACATTTTCACTACAACATGAAATATTAATAACACTTTGCATTTATATAGCGTCATTCATCCCGCAGTCACCAGCCAAGCTGCTGACATGAATCAAacagcacagccagctctggaggaggcagcaggtAAACGGCACCAGACGCATTTTCCCGCTGCACAGGGTTTTCTCCAGCTCACTGATGCTCCTGAGGATGTTTTGGGGGACAAAGCCAGGGGCTGCTTCCCAGAGGCACTGGCTGGTGCTGGGcttccacctcctccagctgctgcaacTGGAATTTGCTGTTCCTGATCCTGTGCTGACGGTGCAGGGAGGGGAGTTAGGAAACCTGTCAGCCCACGGAGAGCCAGGCCCCGACACGACCCGAGGGCTCTGGCAGCATGAAAGAGCAGAAGGGAAGGGCTGTTTTCATCTTGTTTAAGAGCCTCGTGCTTAAAGCCTCCTCCAGCTCCGGAGCACACGGTGACTGCGAAGGCTTTTCCACACCAGCTCAGCAGGAATCGCTGCTGCTGCCGGAGATGCTGCACGCTGATGCTGCTTGGCAGGGCGGGACCCCACTACTGACGCTGGATCGAGACACACAAACAGGTCCTGGGTGAAGTTCTGGAGCGGGGTGAGCggcagggaagggctgttgGCACAGCCCCGCCACCcgctgctccctgtgcccagcaccGCGGTTATTCCGAGAGGAAGGCACCTTGTTTGTTTGCTGATAATTAAGAGAACCCAAACAGATTAGTGAAAATTAAACACACAGAGCGGGCTGGATGTCGGCTCAGCCGCCGGGAGAGTGGTGTGAGCACTCCTGGATATTGGGGTCAAACTGGCTCTGCCGTGCCCGGCTCAGCCCTGGTACcccccttctccagccctgTGGCTGCCCACCGTGCTGCCAGCTGCACTCCCCATCCCACGGGATTGTTTAGAAGCTTTTCCACGGAAAATCCGTGTTCGTGGCCTGTCTGGATGAGAGCAGGCAACCCCTGCCTGACCCAGCACCCATTAATCATGGATTTATACGTGAGGCTGCAGGGAGTAACCTCATTCCTAGGGAGACCTTAATTAATCACACACTCAAACTGCCTCGATGAGGTGGTTTGCTTACCGAGGAGATAAATTCACGTGGTCAGCGGTGGCTGGGGATGGAGATGAGGTTCTCAGGGACCTAAATCATGGCAGCTGATGGTGGGGAGCAGAGCAAGGGCCAGGGCTGAGAAACCTTTCTCTGTTCTGGGAGCAGATGAGTGGGGCACAGGAGGGAGATGCTGCTGTGGCACTTTGCCCCTAAAAAGGCTGAAATAAGAGTGTCTCAGCCTGTGCAGACCCTGCCCCTGCAGTGGAggcaaaggaagaaaggaagaactCCTTTAGTTGGAGGGGGCCGCGGGCAGTCACACAGTCCCAAAACTCGGGGAGGGGTTGGGGGACTTGGATGCTCTCCCAGTAGGAGCAGAGTCCAAcccagccctcagccctgctgactGCCGCTGATGGGCCCCTTAACGCCTCTTTTGGGTTGTTTGGCCAAATAATCACCGTGCAAATGACATCTCTGTCCTTCCCGCTGACCTTGGCAGCATCCGAATGGGCGACCCGCAGGTCAGAGTCTTTATATCCCATTACCAGTCTCCTGAGTCACGCCTGTCCCCCGGCAAGTTACATTATTTTGAGATGGCAGCTAAATGGGAAAGAGGTCGCGCTCCCAATACGGCGACAATAGGACATGACAGCACTTTTCTGAGTGATTAAGCCTCAGGTGATGTCGAGGCTACAAGACCGGTGGCTGAAGGCTGAAAGACTTTAATCACCCCGGAGGTGGCACTGCATCCTCACACTCCATCCTGCCGGGGTGGGCTTTTAGTGCGAAACGGGAGcgataataaaaataatccagCCCAGCCTGTGCGTCCACTGGGTAGTTATTCGTGTTGCTGTTAATAATCAGCCCGGGCAGCCTGTTGGCCCTCAAAGAGCCTTCTGCAATAAATCAGCTCAGACGCCTTAAAATAACTGCCCGGGGCCGCCGGAGCAGACACTAGATGGCATTGGGGGAACGCGCTGAGAGGCACAGCCGCCTTCCCCGGAACAGTCTGgcaaaacagagcagaaaactcAGGATGACGGAGCAGAAAATGTCTCAGCCGGGGTGAGGCCACCATCCTCACACCCATCAGCTCACCTCCATCCCCACACCCACCAGCTCACCTCCATCCCAAATCCCCCAGCTCACCTCCATCCCAAACCCACCAGCTCACCTCCATCCCCACACCCACCAGCTCACCTCCATCCCAAACCCACCAGCTCACCTCCATCCCTACACCCACCAGCTCAGCTCCATCCCAAACCCACCAGTTCACCTCCATCCCAAACCCACCAGCTCAGCTCCATCCCAAACCCACCAGCTCACCTCCATCCCAAACCCACCAGCTCACCTCCATCCCAAACCCACCAGCTCACCTCCATCCCAAACCCACCAGCTCAGCTCCATCCCAAACCCACCAGCTCACCTCCATCCCAAACCCACCAGTTCACCTCCATCCCCACACCCACCAGCTCACCTCCATCCCAAACCCACCAGCTCACCTCCATCCCAAACCCACCAGCTCACCTCCATCCCCACACCCACCAGCTTAGCTCCATCCCAAACCCACCAGCTCACCTCCATCCCAAACCcaccagctcagctccagcctctcACCTGCCCTGTGAGTGGTGCTGGGGCAGAGTTCAGGGTGCTTCACCTCTTCTCTAATCTAGTGAAATAGTCTATCCCCAAACTATTGGGTTTTTCCCAGTGAGGAGCTGTCCTGGTGGCTCCCCAGAGCCTGGCTGCCCCCGTGTCCACCAGCCCTTTTGGGGCCTGGCTGGGGCAGGTTCACCTGGGCACCTGCATGAGGGATGGTGATGAGAAGTGGGGCTTTAAAGTGAGTTCAAAGCCAaacactgctgctgccccatccatCCCCTGCTGACTCCAGTGTCCTCCCTTCACATGGAAAGCAAGGTTTTCCTCCTGCAGTCTGGGCACGTGCTGCCCACGCCTCGATCGACCCCTCCATCCACATCAGCCTATGTGTCCACCTGTCCATCCACCCCTCTGCATCCATACCCCTGGGGTTGGTGCAGGCAGGCCCCtcctggggacagccctggggacatcatccctgtggcagcagagcacactcaccctgccagccctgcagcccgGCTCCGAGCCAGCCACTCTTTGCAGGCGCCGGGATCAGTCGGGCTCTTTCCCATCACTCCCACCTCATTCCACCCATCAGAACCAgtctctccttcccccagatCACCTCCTGCACCCCACTGAGCCCAGCTGGCTTTGTCTCTTGCACTGTGCAAGAGCCACGATACAGCTCCTGactgcagctccctccctccatccagcCCTGGCCTCggcactgctggcagcacatggcactgccacagccacagcccaCCTGCTCCTCCCCTCCCAGGGGGGCCCCAAAAGCCTCCAGCCctctggaaaacagggattCGTGTCACTCCGGGCAGGGCAGAGCTCTTGGGGTGATGCCACAGGTTTTGGGGTGTGCGCCTGCCCCAGCTTACACCCATCCCGAGGGGCTGGGACTTCCCCTCCTCTGTTCTCCCATCCCAGGAAGGGTAACACACAGCAGAGGCAAAACTCAAACACTGTCACAGGCACCTGAGCCAGAGAGTTCTGGTTTTCTGGGGGGatctctgccccagcagcctgaTGTTACAGAATTCTTCCAAAGACTAAAAACTTGCTTGCACCATAAGGAAAATACTACATTAAAAACAACCCATCACCCCTCTTCATTTGCCTGTGCCGCTGCTGGGGACTCTGGGCAGCAGGACTGAACTCTGAAAAGGGCCCAGACTTGGCTTGAAGCGAGAGATTTCACATCATCATGTCTTAAAATGTCACCACTTTAATTAGCTCCATCTGAAGCTGGAGTGGATCTGTCTGGAAAACAGCAAGGAAACTGCTTCACCCCTCTCTGCTTTCAGTTTGGGCTGAGAAATTTGCTCAGGCTGACCTTTTCCCTCCCAGACCCAAAAAAGGTTCCCAATCCACGCTGGCATTTCCTAAAAATAGGACAAAATAGCCCCCCAAAAATACCAAGCAGCTGTAGGGCTGATGTTGTGCTGCACCACGCCAGTGCAGGGAGAAGGACTGTGAGATTCCTGCCCTGGGAGAGATGATGCTCCCAGGCTCCCACTGTgtcacttttttccctttcatctcCTTCAGACACTGCCGAAGGTCCCCTTCATTGAAAAAGGAATCCCCCAGTTATCTCAAATCAAGGTGTCccctgctctgtgttttctACAGCATCATTTAAAtctctttaatttcattttttgtacCTGTAAGGCTGCTGGAGCCAGAACTTACACTCCAGGATAATTTCTCGCTCTAAGGGATACAGTGAACTTCTTCACAATTTGCCGACCAGCCGGGAACGCTCCTCCAGGTGGGATACTCTGGGCAATTATTGGATTTCAGCTGCTGGAGATGGAGGTTCGAGCCCACTTACGCTCTGTGTGCGTGTGATAAATTAATGAAAGCAAAGCCAGAGGAAGCACCTGAAAAAacacagggaagcaggaggcCACCGTGCCCCACCACAGCTGCTGGGCTTGGAAATCACAATGCTGATGTGTCACAACACCGCCGAGGGCTCCGGAACCCAGGCCAGGCTGTCTCCAGTACGACCTCTAGGAGCAGAAGCCACCAAAAAGTCAGGGACCACGTCAGGAAGGGTCACAGAGGTGTCCACCATGGCAATGGCCGGGTGATGGGTTTGGTCTGGCCTTGGCATCTCCTGGGGGAAGGACCGGCGCTGCCACCACGTGCTGCTCTGGCCCCTGGCAATGGCAGGGCAGCAATCGGCCTCCTTTGCAGAGCGAGGGAAAGCTCAAGCTGGAGAAATACCTTCCTCAGAGCCTGATAATCCTCCAGCACGTCAGAGGAAGAAGAGCGGGATCAAAAGCCTCCTCGCCGCCTCCCCGCTCATTGCTGGCGAGCCCGGAGCCGTGGCCTCGCCGCGCTCGGCCTTTGGTGGAGCGTGACACTCGTCTGCGGCCGTGCCACGCAATTATGGCTCGCAAAGAGAAGGGGGCAGATcggcccggggcggggggaagAACGAGAGCCGGCCGCCTTTCATCCGCACCCCACCTGCCGCTCGCTATTCTTATCCCTCCCGATCAAGGGGAAGCGTTTCCTCCTCCCGCGATTGAAGCGCAGGGCCCCGGCACGGCGCGGGGAACCCCACGCTGGTGGGGCACGACCCCGCGGGCAGGAAGGGCTTTCAAGCTCCGAGGGCGCCTGCTGGAGACGGGCATTGATGTGCAGGCACAGGTACAGCTTTGGGGGCAGCCAAGGGCAGCCTCGGTTCGCCGCCGATGCGGGAAAGGCCGCGGCAATGGCAGCGGAGGGACGGCTCGTGCGCCGGCCTTGGTGCCAAACGGGGGTTGCTCCcgtggggaagaggagaaaaggggcCCTGGGGGGGAAATTTGGTCACTGGGGTTTAAAAATCCCCTCGTGTTCTCAAGAGAGAGACTCGGGCTCTTGTTTTCTCGCCCCCAGCTCTAGGCCTCGCGAGGGAAACAAATGAGTCACGATGGCAAGAAGTGGCCACTCAGGGTTATGTCCCGCTGGCCTGGAAGAAGGTGGAAGTTGCTACTGGCACCATCCATTGGTAGAAAGCAGAGCTGCCTTGGTGACAAGGAAAAAAGACCCCCCAAGAGCCCGtgtccatcccatccccatgGCCAAGGCCGATGGCCAGATGGTGCAACACAAGGTCAGCAAGAGCTTGAAGAAGGTAACTGGGTCCCTCTCTACTAAAGTGAAGCCAAATCAGCAGAGCTATCCCAGGGACCAAGAACATTTGAGGAGTGACCAGGGAGACACCAAACTCCTCTGGTGATGATCACAGATCCCATCTGCTGCCAAGACTTTCCTCGTGCAGCAGACAGGCTTTGCTGACCCTCCCAGGCCGCCTTTGCCACTCTCTGGTTCTTACAAACTGCTCCAGGGACTAACCAAACTCAAGGTttctggagatgctggaagagTGCACCAGGGAGGACCAGGCAGGTCTCCAAGAGGCAGCTCTAAACACATCCAGTTCCCCATGTTTTCAGGAGCAGAGTCaagaggggctgcagcccccaaaCAGCCCCAGACTGGGCTGGAGAGACCCCACTGAACTCGACTTGCTCCACCACCATGGCAGGCTCTCACCTCTCCCTCAACGTGGCTGGAAACGGGGCCTCTGAGCACATTCTTTGTGTCAATACAGCTGCAGGAAATCAGCTTCACTATCTTGAAGGATCAGGAGCTCTTCCCAGATGTCAGGGATCctgcacagaaataaaagtcCAGTAAAGTTCCCTGGGAACTCCTCACCACCAACCCCAAGCTCAATGAGGACTCATGTGCTGATGGCTGAGGCCTCAggagccagggctgctccagggtCACGTGTGTTTGGTCCTCTCACTCCCCCCACAAAGTGAAGGAATTTTGGTGTGTGGCACTGGGGGTGCCTCAGCATCCTGGGGAGATGCTGGGGTGGAATGGCCCCTGGAGAGGACAGCAGTCCCCACCTTGGGGTGGGAATTGCACAGGGCTCCTCGCTGCAGGCTCATGCCTGACTGCAATCAATGtaaccttttaaaattaatctactttctctcctcttttgcACACAAATACAGTTGCTGAAATTCCTCCATTTCCAtgacatttgggaaaaaaattcttgccTCAGTGGAATGCTTTCTTTACACCGTGGGCATTATTACTTTAGGAGGGGAATTAAAATAAAGGTTGGGGGTTTATTTTTGGCCTGTGATATTGGAAAATAAAGgttctttttccccctgcactgcacTGAGTGCCAGTGACTGCCAAGCAGAAcgagcagggcaggcaggacaaGCTGGGGTCTGCCTGCGGTGCTCCCAGTCATCCTGCCCTGGAACCAGGGGAAAAATCCCTGCTGGAAGTTCATGGCCAAAGTTCAGGCACCGGAGAGCCggggcagcagccccagcatgAGCACGGGGAGCTCCTGCCTTCTGCTCTCGCTCCTGGTTCCTCGGGATCCGAGGGAAATCGGGAGCGACGGGCTCTCAATCACGGCCGCGGGAtaggggagggcagggctgctcccgCCTGATGGATTGGGAAGGAAAGGCTGACAGCCCCAATTTACACATCACTCTGCTTTTGTGCTTCAAACCCGAAAAGCAGGgtttcttccctgtttttccaGAAGCAAAGCCCAGGTCTGTCCTGGCCCCCTCCAGCCTCGGGGGCtcaggggaggcaggagggtgaggagggagcGAGGGGTGTCACAGGGATCGGGATGCAAAGGGACACCTTGTCAGCCAGCTTGTTCCCACGGGCACAGctgtaaaacaaacaacccaagggagaagggaggagggtCCTCACCCACGGAAAGGGTGGGAGATGCCTCCTCCATCAGAGATAAACACAAACACCCTGACACAGCAGACCTTTCGTGCTTCAGGACAGCAgccagagctccagctgcctgggggggggagaaagaaaagggtttaAACAGCTAATTCAGGCTTTGGCCTCGTCTCAGGCTCTCTGGGTGTAGAAAGGGTGTTCCCACTACTCAGCTTCCAGCCAGAAATCCTCAAGGTGCTGtcctgctgtgtccctgccTGGGACAACTCCACTCCCACCTCTGCCAGACCCACCAGGGACCTGCCATCCCTGGAAACGTGTCTGTGCACCTCCCCTCCCACTTCTGTGCATTAAGGATGTGGGTGTTTGGGCAGAGGACgtgggcagggcagcaggacccCCATGGACCACACAGGGTCCACCATGGAGGAGGATggaaagggcagagcaggatAGCTTTGCCTGGCCAGGTGAGGTGAGGAGTTTCCAGTGTCACACACATGCTCCCCAGTCCCCTGGCATGTGCAGGATGGTGCCACTGCCCACACAGCCTCCAGCCACCCCTCGACGTTCCTGGCCTGGATTTCCTGGAACAAACCCAGcagcctcctccttctctttcccagGCTATTTTTATCCTCCTCCCAATGACAGATTGAGGGCTTCCAAACCCAGCCCTGTGAACTCTCTCCTGCTTCCCCACCATGGAAATTACTGCGCAGTGGTTCGAAATGGGAGAGCAATTTGCAAAACAAATAAGTCTCCGATTAGCTAACGAGCCTCGGGCTGACCTTACAGGGACCCCTTCATTAGGAGACACTGAGCACCGATTAACTGCACCGGGATGGAGGGAGCCACTTCATACTGCTTTAATGAATTAAATATATGCTCCTATTTGGCTCCTAACGTTAAAAAACCGCTAAGTACAGTAATTGTCACATTCCCCAAGTCAGTCATCTCCCTACCTCGCAGTTCAGCTCGACTTTCCCCTTCCCACCACCAAAGTTTAATTTGTTAATGTGCTTCTGGTGTCACAGCGTGTCCCTCCATTAACACCAGCCCATCAAAGTGTCCTGCTCAGGGAGCTCGGGTGTgatttcctcctgctctcccactCCCCAAGGGTGTCCCAGCACGGGGAAGATGCTCCATGCCCTGTCCTGGCCATTAGCTCCTTCTGAGGCtgca encodes the following:
- the LOC135402366 gene encoding gap junction beta-5 protein-like, producing MNWSAFEGLLSGVNKYSTAFGRIWLSLVFIFRLLVYVVAAERVWSDDHKDFDCNTLQPGCTNVCFDHFFPVSHIRLWALQLILVTCPSLLVIMHVAYREAKAQRLREAGGDGCQRRLFTDPGKKRGGLWWTYLLSLIFKAGVDVVFLYIFYRLYRNYTLPRLVKCELPPCPNVVDCFISRPTEKNIFTLFMVVTACVCVVLSLAEAAYLIGKRCRECLQAGGGQSRRHSQDCPLPGAEPVGTAGQVFHGVDYKPPTATIPPTASCPSTASEEEALS